The Streptomyces sp. Mut1 genome window below encodes:
- a CDS encoding DivIVA domain-containing protein produces the protein MPLTPEDVRNKQFTTVRLREGYDEDEVDAFLDEVESELTRLLRENEDLRAKLAAATRAAAQNQQQGMRKPPEQQDRPGAPVPAAISGPPVQQQPPQMGPPQLPGGAPQLPAGPSGHGPQGPHGPGPQGPHGPGPMQGGPMGGPMGGPMGGHNPQQQQMQQQQPPQMQQQQGPGGDSAARVLSLAQQTADQAIAEARSEANKIVGEARSRAEGLERDARAKADALERDAQEKHRVAMGSLESARATLERKVEDLRGFEREYRTRLKSYLESQLRQLETQADDSLAPPRTPAAASLPPSPSLAPAGAGAMGHTMGGNHGGHGSQPMGGNPSMGGGPSYGGQQQMSPAMTQPMAPVRPQAPQPMQQQAPSPMRGFLIDEDDN, from the coding sequence ATGCCGCTGACTCCCGAGGACGTGCGGAACAAGCAGTTCACGACGGTCCGCCTCCGAGAGGGCTACGACGAGGACGAGGTCGATGCCTTCCTCGACGAGGTCGAGTCGGAGCTGACCCGCCTGCTCCGTGAGAACGAGGACCTGCGCGCGAAGCTGGCCGCCGCCACGCGTGCCGCCGCGCAGAACCAGCAGCAGGGCATGCGCAAGCCGCCCGAGCAGCAGGACCGGCCGGGGGCCCCGGTGCCCGCCGCCATATCGGGCCCGCCGGTTCAGCAGCAGCCCCCGCAGATGGGTCCCCCCCAGCTGCCCGGTGGTGCTCCGCAGCTGCCGGCCGGTCCCAGCGGCCACGGCCCCCAGGGTCCGCACGGCCCCGGTCCGCAGGGCCCCCACGGCCCCGGCCCGATGCAGGGTGGTCCCATGGGCGGACCGATGGGCGGCCCCATGGGAGGTCACAACCCTCAGCAGCAGCAGATGCAGCAGCAGCAGCCGCCGCAGATGCAGCAGCAGCAGGGCCCTGGTGGCGACAGCGCCGCCCGTGTCCTGTCCCTCGCCCAGCAGACCGCCGACCAGGCGATCGCGGAGGCCCGTTCCGAGGCCAACAAGATCGTCGGCGAGGCCCGCAGCCGCGCCGAGGGCCTGGAGCGGGACGCCCGCGCCAAGGCGGACGCGCTGGAGCGGGACGCGCAGGAGAAGCACCGCGTGGCGATGGGCTCGCTGGAGTCGGCCCGCGCGACGCTGGAGCGCAAGGTCGAGGACCTGCGGGGCTTCGAGCGCGAGTACCGGACCCGTCTGAAGTCCTACCTGGAGAGCCAGCTGCGTCAGCTGGAGACCCAGGCCGACGACTCGCTGGCCCCGCCGCGGACCCCGGCGGCCGCTTCGCTGCCGCCGTCGCCCTCGCTGGCTCCGGCCGGTGCCGGTGCCATGGGACACACGATGGGCGGCAACCACGGCGGCCACGGCAGCCAGCCGATGGGCGGCAACCCGTCCATGGGCGGTGGCCCGTCCTACGGTGGCCAGCAGCAGATGTCCCCGGCGATGACGCAGCCGATGGCGCCGGT
- a CDS encoding YggT family protein, producing the protein MGVAQSVVYIALMCFLIVLIFRLVMDYVFQFARSWQPGKPMVVVLETTYTVTDPPLKLLRRFIPPLRLGGVALDLSFFVLMIIVSILISIVTRL; encoded by the coding sequence ATGGGCGTCGCACAAAGTGTTGTCTACATCGCGTTGATGTGTTTCCTCATCGTGCTGATCTTCCGGCTCGTCATGGACTACGTCTTCCAGTTCGCACGTTCATGGCAGCCGGGCAAGCCGATGGTGGTGGTCCTGGAGACCACTTACACGGTCACCGATCCACCGCTCAAGCTCCTGCGGCGGTTCATCCCGCCGCTGCGTCTCGGGGGCGTGGCACTCGACCTGTCCTTCTTCGTTCTGATGATCATCGTTTCCATCCTGATCAGCATCGTGACCAGGCTGTGA
- a CDS encoding cell division protein SepF — protein sequence MAGAMRKMAVYLGLVEDDGYDGPGFDPDDEFEPEPEPERDRRRHQPAHQVERDEPVRAVQPPAQREPVQIPAERERPARIAPVASITPERPNMEKNAPVIMPKVVSEREPYRITTLHPRTYNEARTIGEHFREGTPVIMNLTEMDDTDAKRLVDFAAGLVFGLHGSIERVTQKVFLLSPANVDVTAEDKARIAEGGFFNQS from the coding sequence ATGGCCGGCGCGATGCGCAAGATGGCGGTCTACCTCGGCCTCGTGGAGGACGATGGGTACGACGGCCCGGGGTTCGACCCCGACGACGAATTCGAACCCGAGCCGGAGCCCGAGCGCGACCGGCGCCGGCACCAGCCCGCACATCAGGTGGAGCGCGACGAACCGGTCCGGGCGGTGCAGCCGCCGGCCCAGCGGGAGCCGGTCCAGATCCCGGCGGAGCGCGAGCGACCCGCCCGGATCGCACCCGTGGCATCCATCACACCTGAACGCCCGAACATGGAGAAGAACGCACCGGTGATCATGCCCAAGGTCGTGTCCGAGCGGGAGCCCTACCGGATCACCACGCTGCACCCCAGGACGTACAACGAGGCCCGTACCATCGGGGAACACTTCCGTGAGGGCACCCCCGTGATCATGAATCTCACGGAGATGGACGATACGGACGCAAAGCGACTTGTCGACTTTGCCGCGGGACTCGTCTTCGGTCTCCATGGCAGCATTGAGCGCGTGACACAGAAGGTGTTCCTGTTGTCGCCTGCTAACGTCGATGTCACGGCGGAGGACAAGGCCCGCATCGCAGAGGGCGGATTCTTCAACCAGAGCTGA
- a CDS encoding YggS family pyridoxal phosphate-dependent enzyme, whose protein sequence is MTERKEQLAANLARVEERIVSACAAAGRAREEVTLIVVTKTYPASDVRILHGLGVRQVAENRDQDAAPKAAACTDLSLSWHFVGQLQTNKVRSVASYADVVQSVDRTKLVTALSAAAGRGGRELGCLIQVALDAESGERGARGGVAPDGIEELADAVAAAPGLRLDGLMTVAPLAGPYAGRQRAAFDRLMEFSSRLRGNHPAANMVSAGMSADLEDAIAAGATHVRVGTAVLGVRPGLG, encoded by the coding sequence ATGACGGAACGCAAGGAACAACTCGCAGCGAATCTGGCGCGGGTGGAGGAACGGATCGTTTCCGCCTGCGCCGCGGCCGGCCGCGCGCGGGAAGAGGTGACCCTCATCGTGGTCACCAAGACCTATCCCGCGAGTGATGTGCGGATTCTGCACGGACTCGGTGTGCGTCAGGTCGCGGAGAACCGCGACCAGGACGCCGCTCCCAAAGCCGCCGCCTGTACGGATCTGTCGCTCTCTTGGCACTTTGTCGGTCAATTGCAGACCAACAAGGTCCGTTCTGTGGCGAGTTATGCCGATGTTGTGCAGTCGGTGGACCGTACGAAGCTGGTGACCGCCCTCTCGGCCGCGGCCGGCCGCGGCGGTCGCGAACTCGGCTGCCTCATCCAGGTCGCGCTCGACGCGGAGAGCGGCGAGCGCGGGGCCCGCGGTGGCGTCGCACCCGACGGGATCGAGGAGTTGGCCGACGCGGTCGCGGCGGCGCCGGGCCTGCGGCTGGACGGTCTGATGACCGTCGCGCCGCTCGCCGGGCCGTACGCCGGACGGCAACGGGCCGCGTTCGACCGGCTGATGGAATTCTCATCCCGGCTGCGCGGGAACCATCCGGCTGCGAACATGGTCTCCGCAGGGATGAGTGCGGACCTGGAGGACGCCATCGCGGCCGGAGCGACACATGTGCGCGTCGGTACTGCGGTACTCGGAGTCCGCCCCGGGCTCGGGTAA
- the pgeF gene encoding peptidoglycan editing factor PgeF: protein MIGPHDAVSSKVSVFSRGGAHFSFTDRWGGVSAAPYAELNLGGAVGDDPAAVLANRERAARARGLDPARVVWMNQVHGRDVAVVDEPWGDTREIPAVDAVVTARRGLPLAVLTADCTPVLLADPVAGVVAAAHAGRPGLVAGVVPAAVGAMVRLGAEVSRITARTGPAVCGRCYEVPAAMRDEVAARVPGSRSETGWGTPAVDVTAGVHAQLAELGVTDRHKSPFCTLESGDHFSYRRDRTTGRLAGYVWLD from the coding sequence GTGATAGGTCCGCATGACGCAGTGAGCTCGAAGGTTTCTGTCTTTTCGCGGGGCGGCGCTCACTTCTCCTTCACCGACAGGTGGGGCGGGGTGAGCGCCGCTCCGTACGCGGAGCTCAACCTCGGCGGCGCGGTCGGCGACGACCCCGCCGCCGTTCTCGCCAACCGGGAGCGGGCCGCGCGCGCCCGGGGGCTCGATCCGGCGCGGGTCGTCTGGATGAACCAGGTCCACGGCCGCGATGTGGCCGTGGTCGACGAACCCTGGGGCGACACGCGGGAGATCCCCGCCGTGGACGCGGTGGTGACCGCGCGGCGCGGGCTCCCGCTCGCCGTTCTCACCGCCGACTGCACCCCCGTCCTGCTCGCCGACCCCGTCGCCGGTGTCGTCGCGGCGGCGCACGCGGGACGGCCGGGGCTGGTCGCCGGAGTCGTGCCGGCCGCGGTCGGGGCCATGGTCCGGCTCGGCGCGGAGGTCTCCCGGATCACCGCCCGTACCGGGCCCGCCGTCTGCGGGCGGTGCTACGAGGTGCCGGCCGCGATGCGGGACGAGGTCGCCGCGCGCGTGCCGGGCTCCCGGTCCGAGACCGGCTGGGGCACTCCGGCGGTGGACGTCACCGCCGGAGTCCACGCCCAGCTGGCGGAGCTCGGCGTCACCGACCGGCACAAGTCGCCCTTCTGCACCCTCGAATCGGGCGACCACTTCTCGTATCGACGCGACCGCACCACCGGGCGGCTCGCCGGATATGTCTGGCTGGACTGA
- the ftsZ gene encoding cell division protein FtsZ: MAAPQNYLAVIKVIGVGGGGVNAINRMIEVGLKGVEFIAINTDAQALLMSDADVKLDVGRELTRGLGAGANPAVGRKAAEDHREEIEEVLKGADMVFVTAGEGGGTGTGGAPVVANIARSLGALTIGVVTRPFTFEGRRRANQAEDGIAELREEVDTLIVIPNDRLLSISDRQVSVLDAFKSADQVLLSGVQGITDLITTPGLINLDFADVKSVMSEAGSALMGIGSARGDDRAVAAAEMAISSPLLEASIDGARGVLLSISGGSDLGLFEINEAAQLVSEAAHPEANIIFGAVIDDALGDEVRVTVIAAGFDGGQPPARRENVLGANSAKREEPAPTPVRAAEPVRQSGGLGSVPPREEPPVQSEPAPVAHETHLPPVVAPPHVPPARPYQDSQAEELDVPDFLK, encoded by the coding sequence GTGGCAGCACCGCAGAACTACCTCGCAGTCATCAAGGTCATCGGTGTCGGCGGCGGTGGTGTCAATGCCATCAACCGAATGATCGAGGTCGGTCTCAAGGGCGTCGAGTTCATCGCGATCAACACGGATGCGCAAGCCCTGTTGATGAGCGACGCCGACGTCAAGCTCGACGTCGGCCGCGAACTCACCCGCGGCCTCGGCGCCGGGGCGAACCCGGCCGTCGGTCGTAAGGCGGCAGAGGACCACCGTGAGGAGATCGAGGAGGTCCTCAAGGGGGCCGACATGGTCTTCGTCACCGCAGGCGAAGGCGGCGGCACCGGTACCGGTGGCGCACCCGTCGTCGCGAACATCGCGCGCTCGCTCGGCGCCCTGACGATCGGTGTGGTCACCCGCCCGTTCACCTTCGAGGGCCGGCGTCGCGCGAACCAGGCGGAGGACGGCATCGCCGAACTCCGCGAAGAGGTCGACACCCTCATCGTCATTCCCAACGACCGTCTGCTGTCCATCTCGGACCGCCAGGTCAGCGTGCTCGACGCGTTCAAGTCGGCCGACCAGGTGCTGCTCTCGGGTGTCCAGGGCATCACCGACCTCATCACCACCCCGGGTCTGATCAACCTCGACTTCGCCGACGTCAAGTCGGTCATGTCCGAGGCCGGATCGGCGCTCATGGGCATCGGCTCGGCCCGCGGCGACGACCGCGCGGTGGCCGCCGCGGAGATGGCGATCTCCTCGCCGCTCCTGGAGGCGTCCATCGACGGCGCCCGCGGTGTCCTGCTCTCCATCTCCGGCGGCAGCGACCTCGGTCTCTTCGAGATCAACGAGGCCGCCCAGCTGGTGAGCGAGGCGGCGCACCCCGAGGCGAACATCATCTTCGGCGCGGTCATCGACGACGCGCTGGGCGACGAGGTGCGGGTCACCGTCATCGCGGCGGGCTTCGACGGCGGGCAGCCGCCGGCCCGGCGGGAGAACGTCCTCGGGGCGAACAGCGCCAAGCGCGAGGAGCCGGCCCCGACGCCGGTCCGGGCCGCCGAGCCCGTGCGCCAGTCGGGCGGACTGGGCTCCGTGCCCCCGCGCGAGGAGCCGCCGGTCCAGTCGGAGCCGGCGCCGGTCGCCCACGAGACGCACCTGCCGCCGGTCGTCGCGCCGCCGCACGTCCCGCCGGCCCGTCCCTACCAGGACTCCCAGGCCGAAGAGCTGGACGTACCGGACTTCTTGAAGTGA
- a CDS encoding cell division protein FtsQ/DivIB, with translation MAGPTTAQRGAGKQEGARDRPPGPRPEGSRIPRRRLLILIAAAVLLLGSGAVWALYGSSWLRVEQVRITGVRVLTPAEVENAARVPMGTPLVSVDTGAIEKRLRQKLPRIDSVDVVRSWPHGIGLKVTERKPVLLVKKGAKFIEVDAEGVRFATVDKAPGHVPLLETATGRSASLRRFGADRLVREAVRVAGDLPGGVAEDTRVVRVASYDAISLELTGDRTVNWGSGEQGAVKAKVLTALMKAAPKAGHFDVSAPTAPAVSGS, from the coding sequence GTGGCCGGACCGACGACCGCCCAGCGTGGTGCAGGGAAGCAGGAGGGCGCCCGGGACCGGCCGCCGGGCCCACGCCCGGAGGGGTCCCGCATTCCCCGGCGCAGGCTGCTGATCCTGATCGCCGCGGCCGTCCTCCTGCTCGGCTCGGGCGCCGTCTGGGCGCTCTACGGCTCCTCCTGGCTCCGGGTCGAACAGGTCAGGATCACCGGGGTGCGGGTGCTGACGCCGGCCGAGGTGGAGAACGCGGCGCGGGTGCCGATGGGCACCCCGCTCGTATCCGTGGACACCGGCGCGATCGAGAAAAGGTTGCGCCAGAAGTTGCCTCGTATCGACTCGGTGGATGTCGTACGGTCATGGCCGCACGGCATCGGACTTAAAGTGACCGAGCGAAAGCCGGTCCTGTTGGTGAAAAAGGGCGCAAAGTTCATTGAAGTGGACGCCGAAGGCGTGCGTTTCGCCACGGTGGACAAGGCTCCCGGGCACGTGCCTCTGCTGGAAACGGCCACCGGCCGGTCAGCGAGTCTGCGCCGTTTCGGGGCCGACCGGCTGGTGCGGGAAGCGGTCCGGGTCGCGGGCGACCTCCCGGGCGGCGTCGCGGAGGACACCCGGGTCGTACGGGTCGCCTCGTACGACGCCATCTCCCTGGAGCTCACCGGGGACCGCACGGTGAACTGGGGAAGTGGTGAACAGGGCGCGGTGAAGGCGAAAGTCCTCACCGCTCTCATGAAAGCCGCCCCCAAAGCGGGACACTTCGACGTGAGTGCACCCACCGCTCCCGCGGTGTCGGGTAGTTGA
- the murG gene encoding undecaprenyldiphospho-muramoylpentapeptide beta-N-acetylglucosaminyltransferase, producing MHVVLAGGGTAGHIEPALALADALRRQDPSVGITALGTERGLETRLVPERGYELALIPAVPLPRKPTPELITVPGRLRGTIKAAEQILERTRADCVVGFGGYVALPGYLAAKRAGVPIVVHEANARPGLANKIGSRYAHGVAVSTPDSKLRGARYIGIPLRRTIATLDRARMRPEARAAFGLDPNLPTLLVSGGSQGARHLNEVVQRVAPLLQRSGIQILHVVGPKNELPRVDNMPGMPPYIPVPYVDRMDLAYAAADMMLCRAGAMTVAELSAVGLPAAYVPLPIGNGEQRLNAQPVVNAGGGLLVDDAVLTPEWVQGTVLPVLSDPHRLYEMSRAAAEFGRRDADDLLVGMVYEAIAARRNA from the coding sequence GTGCATGTCGTACTCGCCGGCGGGGGGACCGCCGGCCACATCGAGCCCGCGCTTGCCCTCGCGGACGCCCTGCGCAGGCAGGACCCGAGCGTGGGGATCACCGCACTCGGCACGGAGCGGGGACTTGAGACCAGGCTCGTACCCGAGCGGGGGTACGAACTCGCCCTGATCCCGGCCGTACCGCTGCCGCGCAAGCCGACCCCCGAGCTCATCACCGTCCCGGGCCGGCTGCGCGGCACCATCAAGGCGGCCGAGCAGATTCTCGAACGCACCAGGGCCGACTGCGTGGTCGGCTTCGGCGGTTACGTCGCCCTGCCCGGCTACCTGGCCGCCAAACGCGCCGGCGTCCCGATCGTGGTCCACGAGGCCAACGCCCGCCCGGGGCTGGCCAACAAGATCGGGTCGCGGTACGCGCACGGCGTCGCCGTCTCCACGCCCGACAGCAAGCTGCGCGGCGCCCGCTACATCGGCATCCCGCTGCGCCGCACCATCGCCACCCTCGACCGGGCCCGGATGCGCCCCGAGGCGCGTGCCGCGTTCGGCCTCGACCCCAACCTGCCGACGCTGCTGGTCTCCGGCGGCTCGCAGGGCGCCCGCCACCTCAACGAGGTGGTCCAGCGGGTCGCTCCGCTGCTCCAGCGCTCCGGCATCCAGATCCTGCACGTGGTCGGCCCCAAGAACGAATTGCCGCGCGTGGACAACATGCCCGGGATGCCCCCCTACATCCCGGTACCGTACGTGGACCGGATGGACCTCGCGTACGCCGCGGCCGACATGATGCTCTGCCGCGCGGGCGCGATGACCGTCGCCGAACTCTCCGCCGTCGGGCTGCCCGCCGCCTACGTCCCGTTGCCCATCGGCAACGGCGAGCAGCGGCTGAACGCCCAGCCGGTGGTCAACGCCGGCGGCGGCCTGCTGGTGGACGACGCGGTGCTCACCCCCGAGTGGGTGCAGGGAACCGTCCTTCCGGTGCTGTCCGATCCGCACAGGTTGTATGAAATGTCCCGCGCCGCCGCGGAGTTCGGGCGCCGGGACGCCGACGATCTGCTGGTCGGCATGGTGTACGAGGCGATTGCCGCACGTCGTAACGCGTGA
- the ftsW gene encoding putative lipid II flippase FtsW encodes MPAEESVRVRPAKARRPAAVRARSTSSPRSPRGGGARRLYEQARRAWDRPLTAYYVILGAGLLITVLGLVMVYSASMIKALELGKPGTYFFRKQFLAAVIGAGLMALAARMPVKLHRALAYPLLLGAVFLMVLVQVPGIGMSVNGNRNWLYLGGPFQLQPSEFGKLALVLWGADLLARKQDKRLLAQWKHMLVPLVPVAFMLLGLIMLGGDMGTAIILTAILFGLLWLAGAPTRMFAAVLATAGLIGFLLIKTSPNRMSRLECMGASEPGPGGSCWQAVHGIYALASGGWFGSGLGASVEKWGQLPEPHTDFIFAITGEELGLAGTLSVLALFAALGYAGIRVAGRTEDPFVRYAAGGVTTWITAQAVINIGAVLGLLPIAGVPLPLFSYGGSALLPTMFAVGLMIAFARDEPAAKAALAVRRPGVRWKTMRRRVKKRSSGER; translated from the coding sequence ATGCCGGCCGAAGAGAGCGTGCGTGTACGGCCCGCCAAGGCGCGGCGCCCCGCGGCGGTGCGCGCCCGGAGCACGAGCAGCCCGCGCAGCCCCCGAGGCGGCGGCGCGCGGCGGCTGTACGAGCAGGCGCGCAGGGCCTGGGACCGCCCGCTGACGGCGTACTACGTGATCCTGGGCGCCGGACTCCTGATCACCGTGCTCGGCCTGGTGATGGTCTACTCCGCCTCGATGATCAAGGCCCTGGAACTCGGCAAGCCGGGCACCTACTTCTTCCGCAAGCAGTTCCTGGCCGCGGTGATCGGGGCCGGGCTGATGGCGCTCGCCGCCCGGATGCCGGTCAAGCTGCACCGGGCGCTGGCCTACCCGCTGCTCCTGGGAGCCGTCTTCCTGATGGTGCTGGTCCAGGTGCCGGGGATAGGGATGTCGGTCAACGGCAACCGCAACTGGCTCTACCTGGGCGGCCCCTTCCAGCTCCAGCCCAGCGAGTTCGGCAAACTGGCCCTCGTGCTGTGGGGGGCGGACCTGCTCGCCCGCAAACAGGACAAGCGGCTGCTGGCCCAGTGGAAGCACATGCTCGTGCCGCTGGTCCCGGTCGCCTTCATGCTGCTCGGGCTGATCATGCTCGGCGGCGACATGGGTACTGCGATCATTCTCACGGCCATCCTCTTCGGACTGCTCTGGCTGGCCGGTGCGCCGACCCGGATGTTCGCCGCAGTGCTCGCCACCGCCGGTCTCATCGGCTTCCTGCTGATCAAGACCAGCCCCAACCGCATGTCCCGGCTGGAGTGCATGGGAGCCAGCGAGCCCGGCCCCGGCGGCTCGTGCTGGCAGGCCGTGCACGGCATCTATGCTCTGGCGTCGGGCGGATGGTTCGGATCGGGGCTCGGTGCGAGTGTGGAAAAATGGGGTCAACTTCCTGAACCCCACACCGACTTCATCTTCGCCATCACCGGGGAGGAACTGGGGTTGGCGGGGACGCTGTCGGTACTCGCCCTCTTCGCGGCTCTAGGCTATGCGGGTATCCGCGTGGCGGGACGCACGGAGGACCCCTTCGTGAGGTACGCAGCGGGAGGTGTGACCACCTGGATCACGGCGCAGGCCGTGATCAACATCGGTGCGGTGCTCGGCCTGCTGCCGATCGCCGGTGTCCCGCTCCCGCTGTTCTCCTACGGGGGGTCGGCCCTGCTGCCGACCATGTTCGCCGTCGGGCTGATGATCGCGTTCGCGCGGGACGAGCCCGCCGCGAAGGCTGCCCTGGCCGTGCGGAGGCCCGGGGTGAGATGGAAGACGATGAGACGGCGCGTCAAGAAGCGTTCGTCCGGAGAGCGGTGA
- the murD gene encoding UDP-N-acetylmuramoyl-L-alanine--D-glutamate ligase, producing MSNADWQGKHVTVAGLGVSGIPAARVLHGLGAVVTVVNDGDDERSRAQAAELEAQGITVRLGDGDTLPESTELIVTAPGWKPGKPLFAAAAEAGVPVWGDVELAWRLRGRDGREPAPWLAVTGTNGKTTTVRMLASILEAAGLRTAAVGNIGVSLLDAVAGEQTYDVLAVELSSYQLHWAPSLRAHSAAVLNLAPDHLDWHGSMEAYTADKGRIYEGNQVACVYNAADPATEDLVREADVEEGCRAIGFTLGTPGPSQLGVVDGILVDRAFVANRQKQAQELAEVADVNPPAPHNIANALAAAALARAFGVEPAAVRDGLRAFRPDPHRIEHVADVDGVAYVDDSKATNTHAAEASLAAYDPIVWIAGGLAKGATFDELVTGCAKRLRGVVLMGADRALIREALARHAPEVPVVDLDRTDTGAMSEAVREAARLARPGDTVLMAPACASMDMFVNYNKRGEAFADAVRARAAESA from the coding sequence GTGAGCAACGCGGACTGGCAGGGCAAGCACGTCACGGTCGCCGGACTCGGAGTATCCGGAATCCCGGCGGCCCGCGTCCTGCACGGCCTCGGCGCCGTCGTCACCGTCGTCAACGACGGGGACGACGAGCGCTCGCGCGCCCAGGCCGCCGAGCTGGAGGCGCAGGGCATCACCGTGCGCCTCGGCGACGGGGACACCCTGCCCGAGTCCACCGAGCTGATCGTCACCGCCCCCGGCTGGAAGCCCGGCAAGCCGCTGTTCGCGGCGGCAGCCGAAGCGGGCGTCCCGGTCTGGGGCGATGTCGAACTCGCCTGGCGGCTGCGCGGGCGGGACGGCCGGGAGCCGGCACCCTGGCTCGCGGTCACCGGCACCAACGGCAAGACCACGACCGTACGGATGCTCGCCTCCATCCTGGAGGCCGCCGGGCTGCGCACCGCCGCCGTCGGCAACATCGGCGTCTCCCTCCTGGACGCCGTGGCGGGCGAGCAGACGTACGACGTACTCGCCGTCGAACTCTCCAGCTACCAGCTGCACTGGGCGCCCTCGCTGCGCGCCCACTCCGCAGCCGTGCTCAACCTGGCCCCCGACCACCTCGACTGGCACGGCTCCATGGAGGCGTACACCGCCGACAAGGGCCGGATCTACGAGGGCAACCAGGTGGCCTGCGTCTACAACGCCGCGGACCCCGCCACCGAGGACCTGGTGCGCGAGGCGGACGTCGAGGAGGGGTGCCGGGCCATCGGCTTCACCCTCGGTACGCCTGGGCCCTCCCAGCTCGGTGTCGTCGACGGCATCCTCGTCGACCGGGCCTTCGTGGCCAACCGGCAGAAGCAGGCCCAGGAGCTGGCCGAGGTGGCCGACGTCAACCCGCCGGCCCCGCACAACATCGCCAACGCCCTGGCCGCCGCCGCCCTGGCCCGCGCCTTCGGCGTCGAGCCCGCGGCCGTGCGCGACGGGCTGCGCGCCTTCCGCCCCGACCCGCACCGCATCGAGCACGTCGCCGACGTCGACGGGGTCGCGTACGTGGACGACTCCAAGGCGACCAACACGCACGCCGCCGAAGCCTCCCTCGCCGCCTACGACCCCATCGTCTGGATCGCCGGCGGCCTGGCCAAGGGCGCCACGTTCGACGAGCTGGTGACCGGCTGCGCCAAGCGCCTGCGGGGCGTCGTGCTGATGGGCGCCGACCGCGCCCTGATCCGCGAAGCCCTCGCGCGACACGCCCCCGAGGTCCCGGTGGTCGACCTCGACCGGACCGACACTGGGGCGATGTCCGAGGCGGTCCGCGAGGCGGCACGGCTCGCCCGGCCGGGAGACACCGTACTGATGGCCCCGGCCTGCGCCTCCATGGACATGTTCGTCAACTACAACAAGCGGGGCGAGGCCTTCGCGGACGCCGTCCGCGCACGCGCCGCCGAGAGCGCCTGA
- the mraY gene encoding phospho-N-acetylmuramoyl-pentapeptide-transferase — MRQILFAGAIGLFLTLVGTPLLIKLLARKGYGQFIRDDGPRTHGSKKGTPTMGGIAFILATIIAYVLAKVITGEDMRFSGVLVLFLMAGMGLVGFLDDYIKIVKQRSLGLRAKAKMAGQLIVGIAFAVLSLQFADARGNTPASTKLSFVEDFGWSVGPVIFVVWALFMILAMSNGVNLTDGLDGLATGASVMVFGAYTFIGLWQFQESCANAATLTNPSACFEVRDPLDLAVVASALMGSCFGFLWWNTSPAKIFMGDTGSLALGGALAGLAICSRTEFLMAVLGGLFVMITMSVVIQVGSFKMTGKRVFRMAPLQHHFELKGWSEVLVVVRFWIIQGMCVIVGLGLFYAGWAAKK; from the coding sequence ATGAGGCAGATCCTCTTCGCGGGAGCCATCGGGCTCTTCCTGACCCTGGTCGGCACTCCGCTGCTGATCAAGCTCCTGGCCCGCAAGGGATACGGGCAGTTCATCCGGGACGACGGGCCGCGCACCCACGGCTCGAAGAAGGGCACGCCCACGATGGGCGGCATCGCCTTCATCCTGGCGACGATCATCGCGTACGTCCTGGCGAAGGTGATCACCGGCGAGGACATGCGCTTCTCCGGCGTGCTGGTCCTCTTCCTGATGGCCGGTATGGGACTCGTCGGCTTCCTCGACGACTACATCAAGATCGTCAAGCAGCGCTCGCTCGGACTGCGGGCCAAGGCGAAGATGGCCGGCCAGCTGATAGTCGGGATCGCCTTCGCGGTGCTCTCGCTCCAGTTCGCCGACGCCCGGGGCAACACCCCGGCGTCCACCAAGCTCTCGTTCGTCGAGGACTTCGGCTGGTCCGTCGGCCCGGTGATCTTCGTCGTCTGGGCCCTGTTCATGATTCTCGCCATGTCCAACGGCGTGAACCTGACGGACGGTCTGGACGGCCTGGCCACCGGTGCGTCGGTGATGGTCTTCGGCGCGTACACCTTCATCGGGCTCTGGCAGTTCCAGGAGTCCTGCGCCAACGCCGCCACCCTCACCAATCCGAGCGCCTGTTTCGAAGTGCGAGATCCACTCGACCTCGCGGTCGTGGCCTCCGCGCTGATGGGTTCCTGCTTCGGCTTCCTGTGGTGGAACACCTCCCCGGCCAAGATCTTCATGGGCGACACCGGCTCGCTCGCCCTCGGCGGCGCGCTCGCGGGGCTCGCGATCTGCTCCCGCACCGAGTTCCTGATGGCGGTGCTCGGCGGCCTCTTCGTGATGATCACGATGTCCGTCGTCATCCAGGTCGGCTCGTTCAAGATGACCGGCAAGCGCGTCTTCCGCATGGCACCGCTCCAGCACCACTTCGAACTCAAGGGGTGGTCCGAAGTCCTTGTCGTGGTCCGCTTCTGGATCATCCAGGGCATGTGCGTGATCGTCGGACTCGGCCTCTTCTACGCAGGATGGGCAGCCAAGAAGTGA